From a region of the Zingiber officinale cultivar Zhangliang chromosome 4B, Zo_v1.1, whole genome shotgun sequence genome:
- the LOC121977278 gene encoding transcription factor MYB30-like has protein sequence MGRLPCCDKGVKKGPWTPEEDLLLVSYIQQHGPGNWKTVPTSTGLLRCSKSCRLRWTNYLRPGIKRGNFTDQEEKLIVHLQEILGNRWATIASYLPERTDNDVKNYWNTHLKKKLMKKLQTLNQEGGAVTAALSSTSQPALSKGQWERRVQADIHMAKRALDEALALQDKPTVSPMTMTTATATATYASNAENISRLLQGWMKNKSNSAKTTGSNYSTSTDASSSSAATVAASKGDLSPAMDCSLFKLDSPETDQLNHGDIKIPILTSLFESWLFEEQSMEVGQFELIL, from the exons ATGGGAAGGCTACCTTGCTGCGACAAAGGAGTGAAGAAAGGTCCCTGGACTCCAGAGGAGGACCTTCTTCTTGTCTCCTACATCCAGCAACATGGCCCTGGCAACTGGAAGACTGTTCCTACTAGCACTG GGCTTCTGAGATGCAGCAAGAGTTGCAGGCTCAGATGGACTAACTATCTCCGGCCGGGTATCAAGCGCGGCAACTTCACAGATCAAGAAGAGAAGCTCATCGTCCATCTCCAGGAAATTCTCGGCAACAG ATGGGCGACGATTGCTTCGTACCTCCCAGAGAGGACGGACAACGACGTGAAGAACTACTGGAACACTCACTTAAAGAAGAAGCTGATGAAGAAACTTCAGACTCTCAATCAAGAAGGCGGCGCTGTGACCGCTGCTCTGTCCTCGACCTCTCAGCCTGCTCTCTCGAAGGGCCAATGGGAGAGGAGAGTCCAAGCCGACATTCACATGGCGAAGCGAGCCCTTGATGAGGCCTTGGCCTTGCAGGATAAGCCTACAGTATCGCCGATGACGATGACCACCGCCACCGCCACCGCCACCTATGCCTCCAACGCAGAGAACATTTCCCGGTTACTTCAGGGGTGGATGAAGAACAAAAGCAATTCAGCTAAAACAACCGGATCAAATTACTCCACCTCCACcgacgcctcctcctcctccgccgccaCCGTCGCGGCTAGCAAGGGCGACCTGTCGCCGGCGATGGACTGTTCCCTGTTCAAGCTTGACTCGCCGGAGACTGATCAGCTTAACCACGGTGACATCAAGATTCCAATCCTCACTTCTTTGTTCGAGTCTTGGCTCTTTGAAGAACAGAGTATGGAAGTAGGTCAGTTTGAACTCATCCTTTGA
- the LOC121977224 gene encoding uncharacterized protein LOC121977224, with the protein MALFALSFWFLVANSLILLVSFVVRHVSRTRTKGSIPEEKWLEFSNHDSSPEKEEPLLSFKFQYQIPDQHEGKSKEEGLLKNEILVEEKPEHYETDTFNELEGDNVSEECSGFDSESDTISVSDGYSVHDLVVDSDAFSSEEDFEVDELKSDEKTTYPCNEEGGIESVIVTKSQGMHLKYTDSSSDEDDNDDVYLMSHDEALALDNKYSARKEADDCTSSRPLLDPPINAYLRSIAEMDAVQKRGLDEQEHKFEKALGDRDCNELEPPWEHQEFIEQLRMELQKLKNVGLPTILEESESSITVVDESFLDEDPMVEIQKSYWSYRERMRKFDILNYQKMYAIGFLQLKDPALQPVESGKLGLAFQYTFPQSFWSVRRKSNSNPSEKLIKDLQSDLEMVYVGQTCLSWEFLRWQYEKAKEMPQLFDTCGNQTAGEFQQFQVTIQRFKENEAFQRPRLPNYIEYHRLLHNLLLVPVLKEDFFKDKMEDEQVISGEQMEEIMEESIRIFWEFVKADKDETLGFLKGFMGSHVELQSPSDFDLLEDIQADLYKKEKKLKDILRTGNWLIKKLKKPKEGRPNQDLLFSQVDLKLVARVLRMSRITSEQLLWCRKKLSKIKFVERKVIREPSFLLFPC; encoded by the exons ATGGCTCTGTTTGCCTTGTCTTTCTGGTTCTTGGTTGCCAATTCCCTGATTCTTTTGGTCAGTTTTGTAGTCAGACATGTTTCCAG AACTAGGACAAAAGGCTCTATTCCAGAAGAGAAGTGGCTCGAATTCAGCAATCACGATTCATCTCCAGAGAAAGAAGAACCGCTTTTGTCTTTTAAGTTTCAGTATCAGATTCCTGATCAACATGAGGGAAAAAGCAAGGAAGAAGGTTTGCTTAAAAATGAGATTTTGGTCGAGGAAAAGCCCGAACATTATGAGACTGATACGTTTAATGAGCTCGAAGGAGACAATGTGTCTGAGGAGTGCTCAGGTTTTGATTCAGAATCTGATACCATTAGCGTGAGTGATGGCTACTCAGTGCATGACCTTGTTGTGGATTCTGATGCCTTCTCGTCTGAGGAGGACTTTGAAGTGGATGAACTGAAATCAGATGAAAAAACTACTTACCCATGCAATGAAGAAGGAGGGATCGAATCTGTCATAGTTACTAAATCTCAAGGAATGCACTTGAAGTATACTGATTCCAGCAGTGATGAAGATGACAATGATGATGTTTATCTGATGAGCCACGATGAAGCCCTTGCCCTGGATAACAAATATTCAGCCAGAAAAGAGGCAGATGATTGCACAAGCTCAAGGCCATTGCTGGACCCTCCTATCAATGCTTATTTGAGATCCATCGCCGAAATGGATGCTGTGCAAAAGAGAGGTCTAGATGAGCAGGAACACAAGTTTGAGAAGGCATTGGGTGATAGGGATTGTAATGAACTGGAGCCGCCATGGGAGCATCAGGAATTCATTGAGCAGCTCAGGATGGAACTGCAAAAGCTGAAGAATGTCGGCCTACCGACCATTTTAGAAGAGTCAGAGAGCTCCATAACAGTGGTGGATGAGAGTTTCCTGGATGAGGATCCCATGGTTGAGATCCAGAAGTCTTACTGGAGCTACAGAGAAAGGATGAGGAAGTTTGACATCCTGAACTATCAAAAAATGTACGCGATAG GCTTTCTTCAACTGAAGGATCCTGCTCTTCAGCCAGTGGAATCTGGGAAGCTAGGACTAGCATTCCAATACACTTTTCCTCAAAGCTTTTGGTCGGTTCGTCGCAAGTCCAACTCAAATCCATCTGAGAAGCTCATCAAGGATCTCCAAAGTGACTTGGAAATGGTGTATGTTGGACAAACATGTCTTTCCTGGGAGTTCCTGAGATGGCAGTATGAGAAAGCTAAAGAAATGCCTCAACTTTTCGATACATGTGGAAACCAAACTGCTGGAGAATTCCAACAATTCCAAGTGACAATTCAAAGGTTCAAGGAGAATGAGGCATTTCAACGGCCAAGGTTGCCTAACTACATCGAATATCATCGACTTCTTCACAATCTTCTCCTAGTACCTGTACTTAAAG AGGATTTCTTCAAGGACAAAATGGAGGATGAACAAGTAATAAGTGGTGAACAGATGGAAGAAATCATGGAGGAATCAATCAGAATTTTCTGGGAGTTTGTCAAAGCTGACAAGGATGAAACTCTAGGGTTTCTCAAAGGGTTCATGGGCTCTCATGTTGAACTGCAAAGCCCTTCAGATTTTGACCTTCTGGAAGACATCCAAGCTGATTTATACAAG AAGGAGAAGAAGCTTAAGGACATTCTAAGGACAGGAAACTGGCTGATTAAGAAGCTCAAGAAACCGAAAGAAGGCAGACCAAATCAAGATCTTTTGTTCTCCCAAGTAGACTTGAAGCTTGTGGCAAGAGTGCTGAGGATGTCAAGGATTACAAGTGAGCAGCTGCTGTGGTGTCGCAAGAAACTGAGCAAAATCAAGTTTGTAGAAAGGAAGGTCATTAGGGAACCTTCTTTCTTGCTCTTTCCATGTTGA
- the LOC121974302 gene encoding ATPase GET3B-like — MYSRLLPSAMARRLASRCSWLPQSLLFSHRQPSLFVRHSRPVSGIATIAEDVGGFKEMTAGNRRKYYMLGGKGGVGKTSCAASLAVKFATQGHPTIVVSTDPAHSLSDSFAQDLSGGTLVPVDGMNAPLFALEINPERSREEFRSASQNTEGTGVKDLMDSMGLGMLANQLGDLKLGELLDTPPPGLDEAIAISKIMEFVKAQEYSMFSRIVFDTAPTGHTLRLLSLPDFLDSSIGKIIKLRNKLASATSALKSYFGQGGPKQDASDKLEQLRERMVKVRELFRDTESTEFIIVTIPTVMAVSESSRLYASLKKESVPVKRLIVNQLLPPSATDCKFCAMKRKDQMRALEMIKDDPGLTVLKLIQAPLVDVEIRGVPALKFMGDMIWK; from the exons ATGTACTCTCGACTGCTTCCTTCCGCCATGGCTCGCCGCCTCGCCTCCCGCTGCTCGTGGCTGCCTCAGTCTCTCCTCTTCTCCCACCGTCAGCCTTCCCTATTCGTCCGCCACTCCCGTCCAG TGAGTGGTATAGCTACTATCGCAGAAGATGTGGGAGGGTTTAAGGAGATGACCGCAGGAAATAGGAGGAAGTACTACATGCTTGGAGGTAAAGGAGGTGTTGGGAAGACGAGCTGCGCGGCTTCTTTGGCTGTTAAGTTTGCAACTCAAGGTCATCCCACTATTGTTGTCTCAACAGACCCTGCTCACTCCTTAagtgattcttttgcacag GATTTGAGTGGTGGAACATTGGTACCCGTTGATGGGATGAATGCTCCATTGTTTGCACTTGAA ATCAATCCTGAAAGGTCAAGGGAAGAATTTCGTAGTGCAAGTCAAAATACTGAAGGCACTGGGGTCAAAGATCTCATGGACAGTATGGGTCTAGGAATGCTTGCCAACCAG CTAGGAGATCTGAAACTAGGAGAACTACTGGACACTCCTCCTCCAGGACTGGATGAAGCTATTGCCATTTCAAAG ATTATGGAATTTGTTAAAGCACAGGAGTATAGTATGTTCAGCCGTATTGTTTTTGACACTGCTCCAACT GGCCATACCCTTCGGTTATTATCCTTACCAGATTTCTTGGATTCTTCAATTGGCAAGATAATAAAG CTAAGAAACAAATTGGCTTCAGCAACATCAGCCCTTAAATCTTATTTTGGACAAGGAGGACCAAAACAAGATGCG TCTGATAAACTAGAGCAACTAAGGGAGAGAATGGTCAAAGTACGGGAGCTTTTCCGAGACACAGAATCAACCGAGTTCATCATCGTTACAATTCCAACG GTCATGGCTGTCAGTGAGTCGTCTAGACTATATGCCTCCCTGAAGAAAGAAAGTGTACCCGTGAAGAGGCTTATTGTTAATCAGCTTCTACCACCATCTGCAACTGACTGCAAGTTTTGTGCAATGAAAAGGAAG GATCAAATGCGAGCCCTTGAAATGATAAAAGACGACCCGGGGCTCACGGTCCTGAAGCTAATCCAAGCGCCATTGGTCGATGTAGAAATACGAGGTGTTCCTGCCTTGAAATTTATGGGAGACATGATCTGGAAGTGA
- the LOC121974303 gene encoding ribonuclease 1-like has protein sequence MRQPSIMLLLLLPLLFSAPSTSTPRDFDFFYFVLQWPGSFCDTKKSCCYPATGKPTADFSIHGLWPNYADGSYPSNCDRQNAYDASQIADLMESLRSHWPSLACPSDDESTFWKHEWQKHGTCSESVLDQHAYFGAALRLRAQINLLQALQDAGIKPDGGLYSSADISSAIRNSTGFEPKLGCNADGGGNRQLYEVSMCVDAKGERLIECPVSSISNCPSRVEFPQF, from the exons ATGAGGCAGCCTTCCAtcatgcttcttctccttcttcccctTCTCTTTTCTGCTCCATCAACGTCCACTCCTCGTGACTTCGACTTCTTCTACTTCGTTCTGCAG TGGCCAGGATCTTTCTGCGACACCAAGAAAAGCTGCTGCTACCCGGCCACCGGGAAGCCCACGGCCGACTTCTCCATCCATGGGCTCTGGCCCAATTACGCCGACGGATCTTATCCATCCAATTGCGATCGCCAGAACGCATATGATGCCTCACAG ATTGCGGATTTGATGGAGAGCTTGAGGTCGCACTGGCCCAGCCTGGCTTGCCCGAGCGACGACGAGTCGACCTTTTGGAAACACGAGTGGCAGAAGCACGGCACCTGCTCCGAGTCCGTCCTCGACCAGCACGCCTACTTCGGGGCCGCTCTCCGGCTCAGGGCCCAAATTAACCTCCTCCAAGCACTGCAAGATGCAG GGATAAAGCCGGACGGTGGGCTTTACAGCTCGGCAGACATATCGAGCGCGATCAGGAACAGCACCGGGTTTGAGCCGAAGCTGGGGTGCAACGCGGACGGGGGTGGGAATCGGCAACTGTATGAGGTCTCCATGTGCGTGGATGCAAAGGGGGAGCGGCTCATCGAGTGCCCGGTCTCCTCCATCAGCAATTGCCCTTCGCGTGTTGAATTCCCGCAGTTTTAA